One stretch of Bacteroidota bacterium DNA includes these proteins:
- a CDS encoding DNA-3-methyladenine glycosylase I: MKHRCAWSGTDPLYNLYHDTEWGVPVHDDRKLFEMLNLEGAQAGLSWITILRKRENYRKAFDNFDAKKIVKYDAAKVQQLLGNEGIVRNRLKIASVISNAEAFLQVQKEFGSFDSYIWQFVNGKQIINKRKSIKDIPPTTPESDIMSKELKKRGFRFVGSTICYAFMQACGLVNDHELKCFRYKP, from the coding sequence ATGAAACACCGATGCGCATGGTCTGGAACAGATCCTTTATACAATTTATATCACGATACAGAGTGGGGTGTTCCTGTCCACGATGACAGAAAATTGTTCGAAATGTTGAATCTTGAAGGGGCGCAGGCGGGATTAAGTTGGATCACCATTCTCCGGAAACGGGAAAATTATCGAAAGGCGTTTGACAATTTCGATGCAAAAAAAATCGTCAAATATGATGCTGCCAAAGTGCAACAACTGCTTGGAAATGAAGGGATCGTCCGGAACCGGTTGAAGATTGCTTCAGTTATTTCCAATGCCGAAGCATTTTTACAAGTCCAGAAAGAATTCGGCAGTTTTGACTCATACATTTGGCAGTTTGTGAATGGCAAACAGATCATTAACAAGAGAAAGTCTATTAAAGATATTCCCCCCACAACTCCCGAATCTGACATCATGAGCAAAGAGTTGAAAAAGCGCGGATTTCGATTTGTCGGTTCCACCATCTGTTATGCATTTATGCAGGCATGTGGATTGGTGAATGATCATGAGCTAAAATGTTTTCGATACAAGCCATAA
- a CDS encoding sigma-70 family RNA polymerase sigma factor, translating to MYLRYQKQLLLFCVRLLNDEQMAEDAVQNVFVKLQTDHTAIRNVESVKSWIYTVARNEAFGELRRKKGEALNEEIIWQGELPDDQLAKKDRKEIVKIALNLLHPTFREVIILREYEQLSYAEIVQITGATMPTVKTRLFKARKALIEKLKPYLTEREL from the coding sequence TTGTATCTACGTTATCAAAAACAATTGCTATTGTTTTGTGTTCGTCTGCTCAATGATGAACAAATGGCAGAAGATGCCGTTCAGAATGTATTTGTTAAACTCCAAACAGACCATACAGCTATTCGAAATGTGGAATCAGTAAAAAGCTGGATCTATACAGTCGCACGAAATGAGGCATTTGGAGAATTACGAAGAAAAAAAGGAGAGGCGCTGAATGAAGAAATTATTTGGCAAGGAGAACTACCGGATGATCAGTTGGCAAAAAAAGATCGAAAGGAAATAGTCAAAATTGCATTAAACTTGCTGCATCCAACCTTCCGTGAAGTGATTATTCTTCGGGAATATGAACAATTATCGTATGCTGAGATTGTTCAAATAACCGGAGCGACAATGCCAACGGTAAAGACGCGATTATTTAAAGCGCGCAAAGCATTGATAGAAAAATTGAAACCGTATTTAACCGAGAGGGAATTATGA
- a CDS encoding zf-HC2 domain-containing protein: MKTCEEYQELISVYTDDELNDQETAELFFHLGQCSECRAMMKLMLRLRSTLHESETSITKGDQKNGFWKNKITISYPVAAVIVMMMFVSAVLFVQKMTQPPTVVEKTETEYVYMTSFPPVYAKINSTTNFKSN, from the coding sequence ATGAAGACGTGTGAAGAGTATCAGGAATTAATCAGTGTGTATACTGATGACGAATTAAACGACCAAGAGACAGCGGAACTATTTTTCCATCTTGGTCAATGTTCAGAATGTAGAGCAATGATGAAGTTGATGCTCCGTCTGCGCTCTACATTGCACGAATCGGAAACTTCCATTACAAAAGGGGATCAGAAGAATGGTTTTTGGAAAAACAAAATTACTATTTCCTATCCTGTCGCCGCCGTGATTGTTATGATGATGTTTGTTTCTGCGGTTTTGTTTGTTCAAAAAATGACGCAGCCCCCGACAGTTGTTGAAAAAACGGAGACGGAGTATGTGTATATGACTTCATTTCCACCAGTATATGCCAAAATCAATTCTACCACAAATTTCAAATCTAACTGA
- a CDS encoding TonB family protein produces MKLLCCSLLLFAVSTMVAQNIPSLSSMDNSTRESHASENVLPEEPQKGSATILGSVIDQSSREPIANAKVTIIGTKFVSTTTADGQYKIESVPEGIYQLKAEAESYERQIINNVYLVDGKKTEYQFFTLKKADQEPADFVPVEKQPTPIKESMAAPVYPEIARRAGVEGTVWLKLWVDTEGKVRKTSVLKSDNEILIQPSIDAAMKWKFEPAMLKGVPVSVWVSIPFKFREYFKEEELDKLPQLISSQPPKYPASARKQNLEGEFWLNVSIDEKGNVLGAFVHRLYVTDQKTIIDTLSEELKMKLSEQAYAAVNEMSNEAVNAVKQWKFSPCTKNKNAVKARLTVPVKFSLNSKKKK; encoded by the coding sequence ATGAAATTACTATGCTGTAGTCTTCTTTTATTTGCCGTTAGTACAATGGTTGCTCAAAATATTCCTTCTCTTTCATCGATGGATAACTCTACGAGAGAGTCTCATGCTTCCGAAAATGTTCTTCCGGAAGAACCTCAAAAAGGTTCGGCTACAATTCTAGGTTCTGTCATCGATCAATCTTCCCGTGAACCGATTGCTAATGCAAAAGTAACAATCATCGGGACAAAATTTGTATCGACAACTACAGCTGATGGACAATATAAAATTGAGTCGGTTCCAGAAGGGATCTATCAATTAAAAGCGGAAGCTGAATCGTACGAAAGACAGATCATCAATAATGTCTATCTTGTCGATGGAAAGAAAACGGAATATCAATTTTTCACATTAAAAAAGGCGGATCAAGAACCTGCTGATTTTGTTCCCGTAGAAAAACAGCCTACACCGATTAAAGAAAGTATGGCAGCTCCGGTGTATCCAGAAATTGCTCGACGGGCCGGTGTTGAGGGAACAGTGTGGCTTAAGCTATGGGTAGACACTGAAGGCAAAGTACGGAAGACGTCGGTTTTAAAATCTGATAATGAAATACTCATTCAACCAAGTATTGATGCGGCGATGAAGTGGAAATTTGAACCTGCAATGCTAAAAGGAGTGCCGGTATCAGTCTGGGTTTCCATTCCATTTAAATTCAGAGAGTATTTTAAGGAAGAAGAGTTGGATAAGTTGCCGCAGCTCATATCATCCCAACCACCTAAATATCCTGCAAGTGCACGAAAGCAGAATTTGGAAGGAGAATTTTGGTTGAATGTTTCCATTGATGAAAAAGGGAATGTCCTGGGAGCATTTGTTCATCGACTGTATGTCACTGATCAGAAAACAATAATTGACACGTTATCTGAAGAATTGAAAATGAAATTATCTGAACAAGCTTACGCTGCGGTTAATGAAATGTCCAATGAAGCTGTGAATGCTGTTAAGCAATGGAAATTTTCTCCCTGTACGAAGAATAAGAATGCTGTCAAAGCTCGCCTGACGGTTCCGGTCAAATTTTCCCTCAATTCAAAAAAGAAGAAGTGA
- the hisB gene encoding imidazoleglycerol-phosphate dehydratase HisB, whose translation MRKAKIKRKTKETDISVSIVLNGSGKATVATGIGFLDHMLDLFAKHGLFDIVVSCKGDLHVDDHHTTEDVGIALAKAFTDALGDKKGIARYGTAYVPMDEALARCVVDLSGRSALVFKAEFNRKKVGDLSTEMIEHFFQSVAENLKANIHIEVLYGKNTHHKIEAIFKSFARAMRLACELDPRVKGVLSTKGKL comes from the coding sequence ATGCGTAAAGCCAAAATTAAACGAAAAACGAAAGAAACTGACATCTCCGTATCGATTGTATTGAACGGGAGTGGAAAAGCAACCGTTGCGACCGGTATCGGTTTTTTGGATCATATGTTAGATCTGTTTGCAAAGCATGGACTGTTTGACATCGTTGTCTCATGCAAGGGAGATCTCCATGTGGACGATCATCATACAACAGAGGATGTCGGTATCGCACTTGCAAAAGCATTTACCGATGCTCTAGGGGATAAAAAAGGGATTGCACGATACGGAACGGCCTATGTTCCAATGGATGAAGCTCTTGCGCGCTGCGTCGTGGATCTCAGCGGACGTTCTGCACTTGTATTTAAAGCTGAGTTCAATCGTAAGAAAGTGGGAGATCTTTCCACGGAAATGATCGAACATTTTTTTCAATCGGTTGCTGAAAATCTGAAAGCGAACATCCATATTGAAGTGTTATATGGAAAAAATACGCACCACAAAATTGAAGCGATCTTTAAATCGTTTGCACGTGCAATGCGCCTAGCGTGTGAACTGGATCCACGGGTAAAAGGTGTCCTTTCCACTAAAGGGAAACTGTAG
- the hisH gene encoding imidazole glycerol phosphate synthase subunit HisH translates to MIGIIDYHLNNLRSVQKAFEKTGVESFISDRVEELRKATKLVLPGVGAFGQAMENIRTLGMDRLLNDHVASEQPLLGICLGMQLLFSKSYELGEFEGLDFVKGDVRLFPSTVKIPHMGWNQVEMVKQSPLLNNVKENSFVYFVHSYYVQPKENVTLAVTDYGVRFTSIIQQKNIFGIQFHPEKSQTTGLQLLHNFAEI, encoded by the coding sequence ATGATTGGTATAATAGATTATCACCTAAATAATTTGCGTTCCGTTCAAAAAGCGTTCGAAAAAACAGGAGTGGAATCGTTTATTTCAGACCGGGTGGAAGAATTGCGGAAAGCGACAAAACTGGTGCTTCCGGGAGTTGGTGCGTTTGGTCAGGCAATGGAAAACATCCGCACTCTTGGAATGGATCGATTGCTGAACGACCATGTAGCGTCCGAACAGCCATTACTTGGTATTTGTCTAGGAATGCAGCTGTTGTTTTCAAAGAGTTATGAGTTAGGTGAGTTTGAGGGACTGGACTTTGTGAAGGGTGATGTAAGATTGTTTCCTTCAACGGTAAAGATTCCACATATGGGATGGAATCAGGTAGAAATGGTGAAACAATCACCACTGCTAAACAATGTGAAAGAAAACAGTTTTGTCTATTTTGTCCACTCTTATTATGTCCAACCAAAAGAAAATGTCACATTAGCTGTGACAGATTATGGTGTACGGTTTACGTCGATCATACAACAGAAAAATATTTTTGGAATACAATTTCATCCGGAAAAAAGTCAAACTACCGGATTACAGCTTTTACATAATTTTGCAGAGATATAA
- the hisA gene encoding 1-(5-phosphoribosyl)-5-[(5-phosphoribosylamino)methylideneamino]imidazole-4-carboxamide isomerase yields MLLILPAIDIKDGRCVRLVQGAPGTEKIYSDDPVQMAILWRGENSKTLHVVDLDGAFDGKMKNLDVLRRMMKAVDIPIQIGGGIRSYEQVKQLFEIGLYRVVLGTAAIDDPELVERCVKDFGARKIVVGIDAKNGIVMTKGWQENTGIEAVSLALNMKSLGVCRIVYTDITRDGMLAGPNFVAIQDIAQRTGLRVTASGGVSSYQDLIGLQALEKYGVDSVIVGKALYENRFSCQALWRDNEKELDDLGPTRRI; encoded by the coding sequence ATGTTATTGATATTACCAGCAATTGATATTAAGGACGGACGTTGTGTTCGTCTTGTTCAGGGCGCGCCGGGAACGGAAAAGATTTATTCCGACGATCCTGTGCAGATGGCAATTCTTTGGCGCGGTGAAAATTCCAAAACGCTTCATGTTGTCGATCTCGATGGTGCGTTTGACGGAAAAATGAAAAATCTGGATGTCCTTCGTAGAATGATGAAAGCGGTCGATATTCCGATTCAAATTGGCGGAGGTATTCGCTCCTATGAACAGGTAAAACAGTTGTTTGAAATCGGATTGTATCGCGTTGTGTTAGGAACTGCGGCAATCGATGACCCGGAACTTGTTGAACGATGTGTGAAGGATTTTGGTGCGCGGAAGATTGTCGTTGGCATTGACGCAAAGAACGGTATCGTAATGACCAAAGGGTGGCAGGAGAATACCGGTATTGAAGCCGTTTCGCTTGCACTGAATATGAAATCACTCGGCGTCTGCAGGATCGTCTATACTGACATTACAAGAGACGGTATGTTGGCGGGACCGAATTTTGTCGCGATACAGGATATTGCTCAACGAACTGGTTTACGAGTGACAGCATCCGGAGGAGTTTCAAGTTATCAGGACTTGATTGGATTACAGGCGCTGGAAAAATACGGTGTGGATTCTGTTATCGTTGGTAAAGCGTTGTATGAAAATCGTTTTTCTTGCCAAGCATTATGGCGAGACAACGAAAAAGAGTTGGATGATCTCGGTCCAACAAGAAGAATCTGA
- the hisF gene encoding imidazole glycerol phosphate synthase subunit HisF encodes MLAKRIIPCLDVDKGRVVKGTNFVELIDAGDPVEQARFYDREGADELIFLDITASSDNRSTMLDVVRRTAEEVSIPFTIGGGIRTTNDMREMLRSGADKVSINTAAVNKPQLINDGAEKFGVQCIVVAIDAKKIADNRWKVFVHGGRTETELDVIEWAQQCEQRGAGEILLTSMDRDGTKDGYDTELLKRVTSSVRVPVIASGGAGTLDHLYRAFADADVDAVLAASIFHFRQFTIGQAKEFLKSKNILVRV; translated from the coding sequence ATGCTTGCCAAAAGAATTATTCCATGTTTGGATGTTGATAAAGGAAGAGTCGTAAAGGGAACGAACTTCGTTGAGCTTATCGATGCAGGTGATCCGGTTGAACAAGCCCGCTTTTACGATCGAGAAGGGGCAGACGAACTGATCTTTCTGGATATCACCGCTTCATCGGATAATCGTTCAACGATGCTTGATGTTGTGCGACGAACCGCAGAAGAGGTCTCCATACCATTTACTATCGGAGGAGGAATTCGAACTACCAACGATATGCGTGAAATGTTACGCAGCGGAGCCGATAAAGTAAGTATCAATACAGCTGCTGTTAATAAGCCACAGTTGATTAATGATGGTGCAGAGAAATTTGGAGTCCAGTGTATTGTGGTCGCGATCGATGCAAAAAAGATAGCGGATAATCGATGGAAAGTGTTTGTCCATGGCGGGCGCACGGAAACGGAACTTGATGTTATAGAATGGGCGCAGCAATGTGAACAGCGCGGTGCCGGAGAGATCCTGCTGACCAGTATGGATCGGGATGGGACGAAGGACGGTTATGACACAGAACTGCTTAAGCGAGTTACAAGTTCAGTAAGAGTTCCAGTAATTGCGAGCGGCGGAGCTGGAACCCTTGATCATTTATATCGGGCATTTGCAGATGCAGATGTTGACGCTGTACTTGCTGCATCTATCTTTCATTTTCGGCAGTTCACTATCGGTCAAGCAAAAGAATTTTTGAAATCGAAAAACATTTTAGTGAGGGTGTAG
- the hisI gene encoding phosphoribosyl-AMP cyclohydrolase — protein sequence MKLLDDVKYDVNGLVPAIAQDDKTGDILMMAWMNRESLEETVKTNRAVYFSRSRNKLWRKGEESGNYQEVKSIHIDCDADVILMKVHQIGEAACHTGHRTCFYREVIESGNQYKEKNDIMFDPKVVYKK from the coding sequence ATGAAACTCCTTGATGATGTAAAATATGATGTTAACGGACTGGTTCCCGCCATCGCGCAAGATGACAAGACTGGCGATATTTTAATGATGGCGTGGATGAACCGTGAAAGTCTTGAAGAGACGGTGAAGACGAACCGTGCAGTCTATTTCAGTCGTTCCAGAAATAAATTATGGCGCAAAGGGGAAGAGTCGGGAAATTATCAGGAAGTGAAATCGATTCATATCGACTGTGATGCTGACGTTATCTTGATGAAAGTCCATCAGATTGGTGAAGCTGCCTGCCATACAGGACATCGCACCTGTTTCTATCGTGAAGTTATTGAAAGTGGAAACCAGTATAAAGAAAAAAATGACATCATGTTCGATCCAAAGGTGGTTTATAAGAAATGA
- a CDS encoding carbohydrate kinase family protein → MKLTVIGHFCVDVFHLPDGSEETKLGGIYHSIAALANLASDRDTIFPLFGVGEKDFQTLRETLSQFKNVDISGMFQFPGESNRVHYYSDSPNECSLNVSQPIPFSQIKKFLNVDAVYINMISGNDITVNTIDEIRLEVRGKKIPIHLDMHCLTLAVQEDGTRVRKPLADWRRWCFMTDSVQMNEEEAIELSLEHYSDELLAKQMMPLMVKALVITRGEKGATIYQDQHKQLLTTEIPNEKNPDPVSTLGSGDIFGVSFLYAYLKKKNYTDASMFAQTSAAYSTKFSLSEKHQQLKAMRELL, encoded by the coding sequence ATGAAACTAACCGTGATTGGACATTTTTGCGTGGATGTATTCCATCTTCCCGATGGTTCTGAAGAAACAAAATTGGGAGGGATATACCATTCTATTGCGGCATTGGCAAATTTAGCTTCGGATCGTGATACGATCTTTCCGCTTTTTGGCGTCGGTGAAAAAGATTTTCAAACGCTCCGTGAAACGTTATCGCAGTTTAAGAATGTAGACATCTCGGGTATGTTTCAGTTTCCCGGCGAATCCAATCGTGTACATTATTACAGCGACAGCCCAAACGAATGTTCACTCAATGTTTCGCAGCCAATTCCATTTTCGCAGATAAAAAAATTCTTGAATGTTGATGCTGTGTATATCAACATGATCTCCGGCAACGATATTACGGTCAATACCATCGACGAAATACGCCTGGAAGTTCGCGGGAAAAAAATACCTATACATCTGGATATGCATTGTCTCACCTTGGCTGTTCAGGAGGATGGTACTCGTGTTCGCAAACCACTGGCTGACTGGCGCCGCTGGTGCTTTATGACCGATAGCGTCCAGATGAATGAGGAAGAGGCGATCGAACTTTCCCTGGAACATTATAGCGATGAACTCCTTGCAAAACAGATGATGCCATTAATGGTGAAAGCGTTGGTAATCACACGCGGAGAAAAAGGTGCTACCATCTATCAGGATCAGCATAAACAATTGTTGACGACGGAAATTCCGAACGAGAAGAACCCTGATCCCGTTTCAACTCTCGGCTCCGGTGATATCTTTGGAGTGTCATTTCTCTACGCATATCTTAAAAAGAAAAATTATACCGATGCGTCCATGTTCGCACAAACATCGGCTGCGTATAGCACAAAATTTTCATTGTCGGAAAAACATCAGCAGTTAAAGGCGATGAGGGAACTGCTATGA
- the rfbD gene encoding dTDP-4-dehydrorhamnose reductase: MKRVLVCGSNGLLGQRLALVLDSDDEYEVLHSSHHRSFAQPEILIDYTQLDISIRGDVKSLITSYRPDVILNAAAMTNVDACERDRELAWKMNVVAVENLVEVSRRIGAKLIHVSTDYVFDGKAGNYTEHDRVNPINYYGKTKLAGENVIVSSGIDYAILRTIVVYGTGVNVRNNFALWVINNLQENKPIRCASDQISNPTYVHDLAVAMRQCIDCDAKGLFHVAGAEHVSRYDFAVRAAEIFGYDTSLIEKKTSNDLNQLAQRPLHTTFITEKAKRTFNYNPLNITQGLKLLQEELTGIHLN; the protein is encoded by the coding sequence ATGAAACGAGTGTTAGTGTGCGGCAGCAATGGATTGCTTGGGCAGCGATTGGCGTTAGTATTGGATTCAGACGATGAATATGAAGTATTACATTCCTCTCATCATCGATCATTCGCTCAACCGGAAATTTTAATTGACTATACGCAACTTGATATTTCCATTCGCGGTGATGTAAAAAGCCTCATCACAAGTTATCGTCCGGATGTGATTTTGAATGCGGCGGCGATGACGAATGTGGATGCCTGTGAGCGCGACCGGGAACTTGCCTGGAAAATGAACGTTGTTGCAGTTGAGAATCTTGTTGAAGTCAGCAGAAGGATCGGCGCAAAATTGATCCATGTCTCCACCGATTATGTTTTTGACGGCAAAGCGGGAAACTATACTGAACACGATCGCGTTAATCCTATCAACTATTACGGTAAAACGAAATTGGCCGGAGAAAATGTTATCGTTTCAAGCGGAATCGACTATGCAATTCTTCGAACAATCGTAGTGTATGGAACAGGTGTCAACGTCAGAAATAATTTTGCATTATGGGTGATCAACAATTTGCAGGAGAATAAACCAATTCGCTGCGCCTCTGATCAGATCAGTAATCCAACGTATGTTCACGATCTTGCTGTTGCCATGAGACAATGTATTGATTGTGATGCGAAAGGTCTGTTCCATGTTGCTGGTGCCGAACATGTCAGTCGTTATGATTTTGCCGTAAGGGCTGCGGAAATTTTTGGTTATGATACTTCCTTGATCGAAAAAAAAACATCCAACGATCTGAATCAATTGGCACAGCGTCCTTTGCATACTACATTCATTACCGAAAAAGCAAAACGAACATTCAATTACAATCCTTTGAATATTACGCAAGGATTAAAATTGCTTCAAGAAGAATTGACAGGAATCCATCTTAATTAA
- the serS gene encoding serine--tRNA ligase produces the protein MLDLKFIREHTDVVKDGIKLKKTDDNIDAILALDNQRRTLIGEGEGLKAKRNEVSAKVGQMKKSGEDASAVIEEMNSVKTRIQQIDDELKTVEEKLEDLLLTVPNVPHPSVPIGSTPDDNKSIFEWGEKPKVDFELKPHWDLTNKLGIIDFDRGSKVSGAGFPFYVGKAATLQRALINFFLDQAAEHGYTELQAPIVVNKDSARGTGQIPDKEDMMYVATRDELYMIPTAEVPVTNFHRKETFEEKDLPIKYAGYTPCFRREAGSYGKDVRGLNRLHQFDKVELVKFVHPNTSYDELESLRTDAERLLQLLGLPYRVLLMCTGDMGFTQTKKYDLEVWAAGQQKWLEVSSCSNFETFQARRMNIKFKSKETGKQEFVHTLNGSGLALPRIVAAIIENNQTPEGKIIVPKVLQQYTKFSVIG, from the coding sequence ATGTTAGACTTAAAATTTATTCGCGAACATACTGATGTTGTTAAAGACGGTATCAAATTAAAAAAAACAGACGACAACATCGATGCGATTCTTGCGTTGGACAATCAACGACGGACTCTTATCGGTGAAGGTGAAGGATTAAAAGCGAAACGAAATGAAGTTTCCGCAAAAGTCGGCCAGATGAAAAAATCTGGCGAAGATGCTAGTGCTGTAATTGAAGAGATGAATTCAGTCAAGACTCGCATTCAACAAATTGATGACGAATTGAAAACAGTTGAAGAGAAGCTGGAAGATTTACTTCTTACGGTTCCTAATGTTCCTCATCCTTCAGTCCCGATTGGATCAACTCCCGATGACAATAAATCTATCTTCGAATGGGGAGAAAAACCCAAAGTTGATTTTGAATTAAAGCCGCATTGGGATCTTACCAACAAACTTGGAATTATCGATTTTGACCGCGGATCAAAAGTTTCCGGCGCGGGGTTTCCGTTTTATGTTGGGAAAGCGGCAACGCTTCAACGAGCATTAATCAATTTCTTTTTAGATCAAGCGGCAGAGCACGGATATACCGAACTTCAGGCGCCCATCGTTGTGAATAAGGATAGTGCTCGCGGTACGGGTCAAATTCCGGATAAAGAGGATATGATGTATGTTGCAACGCGGGACGAATTGTATATGATTCCGACTGCGGAAGTACCGGTAACCAATTTTCATCGCAAGGAAACTTTTGAGGAGAAAGATCTGCCGATCAAATATGCTGGTTATACACCATGTTTCCGCCGCGAAGCGGGATCGTATGGGAAGGATGTTCGCGGATTGAATCGGCTCCACCAATTTGATAAAGTGGAGTTAGTGAAATTCGTTCATCCAAATACGTCGTACGACGAACTTGAATCATTGCGCACCGATGCGGAACGTTTATTACAACTTCTCGGTTTACCATATCGTGTTCTGTTAATGTGCACAGGAGATATGGGCTTTACGCAGACGAAAAAATACGATCTGGAAGTTTGGGCTGCTGGACAACAGAAATGGTTGGAAGTCTCGTCGTGCAGTAATTTTGAAACCTTTCAAGCGCGCAGAATGAACATTAAGTTCAAGTCAAAAGAGACCGGTAAGCAGGAATTTGTTCATACGCTGAATGGATCGGGTCTTGCGCTTCCAAGAATTGTGGCCGCGATTATCGAAAACAATCAGACACCGGAAGGGAAAATTATTGTTCCGAAAGTGTTACAGCAGTATACAAAATTTTCCGTGATCGGTTAA
- a CDS encoding ABC transporter ATP-binding protein has protein sequence MGSLKRLLPYLAKYKTTLYLGLVTVIVSNLFTVATPWFIGEAIDELKRGLEKGSIQHTDLLWYSGLVVGFALIAGVMLFLTRQTIIVVSRKIEYDLRNDFLSHIQKLPLSYFQNTPTGDLMAHATNDISSVRNVLGPGIMYPSDTLMTLSMSLVLMFVKDWQLTLLALIPMPFVSYAVYYLGKVIHEKFNERQEQYSILTTKAQENLSGARVVKAYVREEYEVEQFRKASWDYFKKNLVLAKAQSIMWPLMFILVGLSIIITIYIGGLKVISGEMTIGTLTAFMTYLSLLIWPMIAFGWVTNMWQQGAASMKRLAKIFDTVPNIRNTDSTDFSIESIEGEIEFKDVNFTHETAKNPTLQNINLIIPKGSTLAIVGYTGTGKSSLVNLIPRLYDITDGQLLIDGIDIETIPIEVLRKSIGYVPQETFLFSDSIAENIRYGDDEAQRELIHEAADVSQIAKDVADFPQRFETMLGERGITLSGGQKQRTSIARAILRRPNILILDDALSAVDTYTEETILERMRTVMKGRTSIIIAHRISTVKDADNIIVLNGGKIVEQGKHDELVTLNGIYAGLYQKQLLEKELEGL, from the coding sequence ATGGGATCCCTTAAACGACTTCTGCCATATTTAGCAAAGTACAAAACCACTCTGTATTTAGGATTGGTCACTGTGATTGTGAGTAACCTTTTCACTGTGGCAACTCCGTGGTTCATTGGCGAGGCGATTGACGAATTAAAGCGTGGACTAGAGAAGGGATCAATTCAACATACAGATCTGCTGTGGTATTCTGGACTCGTTGTGGGATTTGCTCTCATCGCCGGTGTTATGCTGTTCCTTACACGACAAACGATTATTGTTGTTTCGCGAAAGATTGAATACGATCTCCGAAACGATTTCCTTTCCCATATTCAAAAACTTCCACTATCATATTTCCAAAATACTCCCACCGGCGACTTGATGGCACATGCTACAAATGACATCAGTTCGGTGCGAAATGTTCTTGGCCCGGGGATTATGTATCCTTCAGATACTTTAATGACTCTTTCTATGTCTCTGGTGCTGATGTTTGTAAAAGATTGGCAGTTGACATTGCTTGCGTTGATTCCCATGCCATTCGTTTCCTACGCTGTATATTATCTGGGGAAAGTGATACACGAAAAGTTCAATGAGCGTCAGGAACAGTACTCCATTTTGACGACGAAAGCGCAAGAGAATCTTTCGGGAGCTCGAGTTGTGAAGGCGTATGTACGGGAGGAATATGAGGTAGAACAATTCCGTAAAGCAAGCTGGGACTATTTCAAAAAAAATCTCGTTCTGGCAAAAGCGCAATCGATTATGTGGCCGTTGATGTTCATTCTAGTCGGACTGTCGATTATTATTACGATCTATATTGGTGGATTAAAAGTAATCAGCGGTGAAATGACCATTGGAACGCTGACGGCATTTATGACGTACCTTTCGCTCCTTATTTGGCCGATGATTGCCTTTGGATGGGTCACGAATATGTGGCAGCAGGGAGCAGCTTCTATGAAACGCCTCGCAAAGATCTTTGACACTGTGCCGAATATTCGCAATACGGACTCAACGGATTTTTCGATAGAGTCCATCGAAGGTGAGATTGAATTTAAGGATGTGAACTTTACACATGAAACAGCAAAAAATCCGACGCTTCAAAATATCAATTTAATAATCCCGAAAGGATCAACACTGGCGATTGTTGGCTATACCGGTACCGGGAAAAGTTCGTTGGTAAATCTTATTCCAAGATTATATGATATTACCGACGGTCAGTTATTGATTGATGGCATTGATATTGAAACAATACCTATTGAGGTGTTAAGAAAAAGCATTGGATACGTTCCGCAGGAGACATTCCTTTTCTCTGATTCGATTGCAGAAAATATTCGATATGGCGATGATGAAGCGCAGCGAGAATTAATTCATGAAGCAGCCGACGTTTCTCAGATTGCAAAGGATGTCGCCGATTTCCCTCAGCGGTTCGAAACGATGCTGGGTGAACGCGGAATCACCCTTTCCGGAGGACAAAAACAGCGGACAAGTATTGCCCGTGCAATCTTGCGCCGGCCGAATATTCTGATTCTCGATGACGCTCTTTCGGCGGTTGATACCTATACCGAAGAAACAATTCTTGAACGGATGCGCACTGTGATGAAAGGAAGAACAAGCATTATCATCGCTCACAGAATATCTACCGTAAAAGATGCAGATAATATCATTGTCTTGAACGGGGGGAAGATTGTTGAACAAGGAAAACACGACGAATTAGTGACGCTGAATGGAATTTATGCTGGATTATATCAGAAGCAATTATTGGAAAAGGAACTTGAAGGATTGTAA